From Candidatus Tanganyikabacteria bacterium:
AAAGCTGAGGAGGGTGTACCCGAAGACCTGGGCGCTGCTGGTTGCCGAGCGCTCCTCTTCGTGCCCAGCAGCGGCGGGAACCGAACTGGCGCCCGCGCTCGCCAAGGCACTTCCATTCCGCGATCTTGACGGGTGCGCATCGAAACGCGGCTCAGCCATTTCCCTGGGCTGCTGGGGCCGCGGAGACGACCTCCTCCTCACGCCGACCCACCGTTCGCTCTGGCTCCCACTCGCCGCCTCGCGGTAGCGCCGCGAGCATCCCGAGCACGGCGGCAAACGCCAGAGCGTTGCGACCCTCGGTGGCCACCACGTCGAAGAGTCCCAGCGTGAGGTAGCCGATCAGGCCGGCGGCCAGGGCGCAGGCCAGTCTCGCGGCGTCTGCGTTGCCGGCGGCGGCCCGCAGCGCCGAAATCGCCGTCACGACGATGGCTGCCGCGAACAGCGCCGTCGGCAGGAGGCCGATCTCGACTCCAAGATGCAGGAACAGCGAATGGGCGTGGACCAAGCCCTCGTGCTCGGCCGGGTCGCGGAAGGCCGGGTAGGCCTGAGCCCAGCCGCCGGGCCCCCAGCCGAAGACCGGCCGGGCCGCGATCATTTGCCACGCCGCGCCCCAAGCGTAGACCCGCCCCATGGTGCTCTGGTCCGACGGATCGAGCAGATCGCCCAGGCGCCGCAGGACGGCCGGCGCCGCGGCGACCGCCAGCAGCGAGCCCAGGGCCCACGGCCACAGTGTGCGCAATCGCGAGCCGGCCGGCCGGCCGGGGACGTGCGCCCGGTAGGCAGGGTGGCGGGAAATCGCGGCGAGGGTCGCGACCGCCGCCAGGGTTCCCAGCAGGCCGGCCCGCGACTGCGTGAGGACCAGGCACGCCACCAGGGGCAGGACGCCCGCGCCAAACAGCAGGCGGCGACTGCGGAAGGCGAAACTGGCCGCGATGGCCAGCACCAGGTAGCCTGCCAGGAAGTTGGGGTGCAAGAAGACCGAGTTGGCCCGGTTGTCCCAGGTGCCCAGGTGGATCTGCAGCGCGCCCCAGTTCCATTGCCACTGCTTGCCCGCCACCGCGAAGGCGATCCCCAGCACCGCCCACGGGACGGTCCCCCAGCACAGGGCGGCCAGCCCTCGGGCGACCCCGGCGGCCCCCGGCAGGGCACGTGAAACCGCCGCGACGACCAGCACGAAGCAGGCGACCGCCGCCGCGCCGGCTCCGGCCACGTCGGGTTGTGGGGCCAGAAACGCCCCCAGGACCACGCCGCCCAGCCACAGCCACCACCACGCGGACGCGCGCCCCAAAAGGGAAGCGGCTCGCGCTGGAGCGCGAACCGCAAAGGAGCACAGGAACAGGAGCAGGGCGATGACCGGGCTCAGGGGCGCCAGCCAGAGGGCGGACAGGACCACCCGGGTGGCAGCGGGGGCGGGGATCAGAGCTTGAAGCCGACCAGGCTAAGCGGATCGCCGATCTGCTGCGCCTGCTTGCGCGGGTCGTCGGCCACCGAGATCAGGAACATGAAGTTGTCCTTCCACGCCTGCCAGTCCTTCTCGACGGCCGAGAAGGGAGCGTTGAAGCCCGAATCGTCCAGTTCGATGCCGAACGCCACGATGCCGTGCTTCTGGTACTGCCAGGTCGAGAAGTCGCCGTAGGTGCGGTAGATGGTGCGGGCGATGGTGCCGGCGCGGTAGCCCACGGGCGAAGCTATCTTGTTGCCGATCTTCGAGAAGGT
This genomic window contains:
- a CDS encoding O-antigen ligase family protein, with the protein product MVLSALWLAPLSPVIALLLFLCSFAVRAPARAASLLGRASAWWWLWLGGVVLGAFLAPQPDVAGAGAAAVACFVLVVAAVSRALPGAAGVARGLAALCWGTVPWAVLGIAFAVAGKQWQWNWGALQIHLGTWDNRANSVFLHPNFLAGYLVLAIAASFAFRSRRLLFGAGVLPLVACLVLTQSRAGLLGTLAAVATLAAISRHPAYRAHVPGRPAGSRLRTLWPWALGSLLAVAAAPAVLRRLGDLLDPSDQSTMGRVYAWGAAWQMIAARPVFGWGPGGWAQAYPAFRDPAEHEGLVHAHSLFLHLGVEIGLLPTALFAAAIVVTAISALRAAAGNADAARLACALAAGLIGYLTLGLFDVVATEGRNALAFAAVLGMLAALPRGGEWEPERTVGRREEEVVSAAPAAQGNG